DNA from Mesorhizobium sp. B2-1-1:
TGGTCGCCTTGCTTGCGAAGCAGCAAAGCCAGGTGGACCAGAGCCTCTCGATGATTTGGCGCGAGATAGAGTGCCTTGCGATAGCTTTGCGCGGCCTTGGATGCAGCGCCATCCGCATCCTGAACGAGGCCCAGCAGGTAGAAGATTTGCGCGGAAGGACCGAATTTCTCGAGATGGGCGAGGGCGACCTCCTGTGCCTCCTTTACCCGACCCGCATTGGCGATCCGTTCAACCGCGACTAGGCTTTCCGAGACCTGATCAACGGGCTTGGCCAGGGCCGGCGCACTGTTTTCCTTGCCGACGGTCAGTCGTGGCCGAAGAACGGGCTTGCTCTTGTTGAGCTTCGGGGTTGATGTCCGCACCGGGATAGCAGTTGTCGGCGCCGCGGCCTTGATGGGCTCCGATTCTAGGAAGGCAAAGGCCAAGGGCCATTCAGCGGAAATAAAGCCATGCAGCCTTGGAAGTGCTGCTTCCGCGGGACCGACCAGAAGAAGTCCGTCCGTGGCCAAGAGGTCTTTCAGGCGGGTCAATGCGCGATCCTGCAGTTCGCGATTGAAATAGATCAGCAAATTCCGACAGAGTACGATGTCGTAGACCTCTTGCCCAAAAATTGCGCGAGTACCGAATAGGTTGCCGACCCTGAAGCGAACCTGTTTCAGCACCGCAGCACTGGGCCGCAACCCACCCTCGACCGCTTCGAAATAGCGGTCCCTGAATTCGAGATAGCTGCCGCGAAAGGAATTGCGCCCGTAGACGGCACGTTCAGCCAGCGCGATATTGCGGGTACTGACGTCCACCGCATCGATGTTGAACTCGTGCGCCTCAAAACCGGCATCGAACATGGCCATTGCGACCGAATAGGCCTCTTCACCGGTTGAACATGGCAGGCTCAAGACTTTTGTTGGCTGAGCACGCTTGTGCACGCGCGCATGCCGCGCCAACATCGTGAACGCTTCTCGGTCGCGAAAGAACCAAGTCTCCGGGATCACCACCGCATTGATCAACTCCTGAAGCTCCTGCGGGGAACCGGTCAAGTGTTCCCTATAGGCCTGAGGATTGGCAATCCGGCACGCTGCCATCCGGTCTCTGACCGCCTGACGGACCACTGTCGGGCCAACGCTGGCACTGTCCAGTCCAATGGTTTCCATCAGGAGCTTTTCTATTGCGCCGGTCATTAAACACCCATCACGGCCTGGCGGAGCAATGCGGTACGAATCTCTTCCGAAAGCAGCGCTTCCGCTTTGACCCACTGAATGATCTCCGTGCCATCCGAAGTCACCGGACCAAGATAAGACGGCGTTCCTGGCTCGAGGCCGAACGGCGCGAAGTCGGCAGGGTCTCGCTCGACCGTATCCGTCACCCGTTCCGCGACCAACCCAAGCAGGCGTTGCTCGCCATCTCGCGCCGGGTAGCGCGTAACAACGATCCGGGTGCTCAATAGGCGCTCCGATGGCCGGCCAAGCGCAAGAAGAGTAACATCGATGAGAGGGATGGGTATTCCGTTATAACTGACCAGGCCGACCACACCGGTTGGCGCACCCGGCAGAACTTTCACATCGATATAGGGCAGCACCTCTTCAATTTGGTGGACATCGATCAAGTAGCGATCCGAACCCATACTGAAGGCGAGGAATAGCATTATCACCTCCTACTGCCGGCCCGCTATGCTCTCAGCTTGAACCTTGAAATGCTGCTTCGCATGCTACCTGAGACTTGATTGAGCTCGTCGATCGCGAGCGTCGATTGCTGAAGGGACTCGACTGTTTGCTGAGCTGCCTCGCTTAGCTGGGTTAGCGTGTCGCTTATCTGTCCCGCGCCGATCGCTTGTGCTTGCATGCCTTCATTGGCGACTTCGAAACGTGGCACCAACCCCTGGACCTGCTGGATGATGTCGAAGAGTTGCCCGCCGACCTGCTGGATTTCGTGCATGCCCCGGCGGACCTGCTCGGAAAACTTGTCCATGCCCATCACACCGGCAGCGACTGCCGACTGGATGTCTTTGACCATCTGCTCGATATCGTAAGTGGAGACGGCCGTCTGGTCCGCAAGCCTTCGGATCTCTGTCGCCACCACTGCAAAGCCCCGGCCATATTGGCCGGCCTTCTCAGCCTCGATGGAAGCGTTGAGCGACAACAGGTTCGTCTGATCGGCCACTTTGGTGATGGTCGTCACCACCTGATTGATGCTGCCAGCTTTCTCGCTCAGGATCGCGAGTTTGGAATTGATCGCACCCGCCGCGTCCATGACCTGCTGCATGGTTCCTTCCATACGGGTCAGCCCCTCTTGCCCTCCGCCGGCGACGGCCGCCGTTTGCTCGGCAACTGTCGAGACCTCGTTCATCGTGCGAACCAGCTCGTTTGAAGTGGCGGAAATTTCCTTGGCTGTCGCGCGGATCTCAGTTGTGGTCGCGGCGATTTCAGTCGCTGTTGCCTGCTGCTGCTTGGAGGTTGCAGCAATCTCAGTTATCGACGTGCCGACCTGTATGCTGGACCTTTGTACCTGACCAATGAGAGTTGTGAGATCGTCTGCCATTGCGTTGAAGCCGTCGGCAAGCACGCTGAATTCGTCCCGGCGCCTCAGATCGAGGCGTTCGCTGAAGTCGCCTTGCCGTATCATTTGAACTGCGTCGACCAAACGTGTGAGCGGAGCTGTGATAGCGCGGAACAGCTGGTAACCCAAAAGAAGGGCTAGTCCGAGGGCTATCAACAAGCCCACGCTCAAACCGACTTCCGCCGTGCTAACGATTGAGCTGATTCGCTGCGTCGCGCTGTTTGCCTCGCCTCTGTGATCCTCGAGCATGGCTTGCAGAGCGGACTGCAATTTCACAAAGATCGGCTCTACCGTGTTCTTGATGACCGGGCTTTCATTGGGAGTTTCACCTTTCGACAAGGCAGCTCGGCTCGTGTCCAGCACAGCAGTTTCCGCCAGCCGAAATTGGTTGGCGAGTTCTTTGACGACTGCGTAATTCTGCTTGTCGATGTCGGAGACGATCGTTGCTTCATACTCGTCCATCAACCGCCGCACTTGGTCGCGATTGGTCGCGATCGTGCTTTCAAGCGTGCTTTTATCCGACGGGTTGTCCTGGAGGGCATATTCCTGAAGCAGGCTATGTGCCTTCATCTGCCCCATCATGATCTCGGTGCTGTGATAGAGGTCTGGAAGGATGCCCTTCTCGACCTCAGTTGCCTCCCGCTCCGCCTGAAGAAACCAGGCGTACGCGATAACGGCGATCACGGACATAACCACCAGAACGGCAGCGAAACTGACGAGGATGCGGTGGCGTATTGTCAGACTCGTCATGGAACCGGTTCACCTATGGGGGCATTGAGGCCTGCGCGAAAAGCGCTCGTTCCGACGTTTCGAAAAGGTGCGTCGAAAAGCAGCAGTCTTATGCAGAATGGTTTCTTTTCCGTTCCATCGCTAATGATGGCGAAGCGGCTCGCCAGTCGGCGCCCCCAATAAGCGTGGTCAAAGGCATGTCTCGCCGTCGACATAGATAAACCCGACATCGGCTGGGGCGGCACGCACCGTCAAGTGGAGCGTGCATGAGCTGCTTGAGGCCAGGAGTTGAATGACTGCTTAGCCCGCTTGATGCCGAAAGCCGACCTCTCGCTTGCGTCCCCTAATTTCACCTTGAATCCAACGCAAAGTAAAAAAGGGCCGAGCTGAGACACATATGGTGTGCACGCCGAGCGGACTTTGCGCTGCCGCCCGAGAACCATCTTGGAACGAAGCCAAACGTTCTCTAATTGCAGATGCTGGTGACTTGGAAGGACGCGCACAACGGAAATCCAAGGAATTTTCGACGCACTCGCAACATCCAAGCATGAGCGGTGGAGAGAAGTTCTATACTCACCTGTTCGACCCGGGGCCTGATGACCGTCCCATGCCGGGGTTGATCCATATGGCGTGGCGTCGCAGGCGCGAACCTTCAAATTTTCCGTGATAAAGAGAATGCTGGATTCAGTAGGCTGACAATTGTAGTGCCGAGAATAGATGAGGCCCGCAATCGCTTGAAGAAATTGGAGTGAAGCTGACCGCTGAACCGGAGGCTGACTGCGGAAGGATCGCTACGAGTTCATCTGCAAGGCGTGGGCGTCACAGCCGGAACGCTTCAGACTCAATCCGCTCCAGCAAATGCCGGGACCAAACATTTAGGCGATCAACCGGGGTGGGCAAGATGTGCCGCGTGCGCAGATATCAGGGCCCTGAATCTGCCGCTCAACAGGCACCTCGCCGCTGGCCAATCGCTCGCCGCTGGAAAACGCGGCCGCGCTGGCTGAGGAAAAACATCTTCGGCTGGGCCGGCGACTCTATGCCATGAAGCCTCCGGCAGGCTTGGACTGCGCGAAAAAAGGCGGCGTCGCCCGGCTGGGTCTGTCACACTACACCACGACGGACGAGGTCGACCAAGCCATAGAGGCCGTTGCCCGGCTCGCGGTCCGACGGGGGGCATTAAGTAGGCAAAAAGGGGACCATCTGTGGCTGCTGTGGATAATGGTCCTGGTGTCTTGCTGATTGGGCCAGCTAGCGCGCACTCTCACAGCTATGGTGGCAGAGCATGTCGAATTGGCCTTGTTTGAGCAGTCACTCGGCAACATCGAAGGCCTCAATCGACCGTTCTGTGATCGTGTGGCGGACGCTGCGGAAAAAACCGAAGGGTCGGTTCTGTTCGATGTCCGCGTTGACGGCGATACCTGGGTTCAGCGGATAGCTGCGATTGGATATGGCGTGATAGGTACAGCTATAATCGTGATGGGGAAGAACGGACAACTTAGATGCGCATCGGTAGACGGGGATACCGCTCTTTTGGTGTCAGAACTGGCTGCCTGGAATGCGTCTCCGCTTGGTGAGCAAGCGAAGATTGATCAACGCGGAGCAGCCAACATCCTGCTGGCGACGCTCCGTAGTTCAGGTCACTTCGGCAGTGGTGGCTGGCGTTCCTGAGCGAGGCTTATGCAGCCTTCTGGCTAACCACCAGCGGGATAGTCGAGTTCCAACGATCCAGATTTCCAGGGCGGCAAATTGCTTGCCCTGTGACGTCCCGTGACTGACGGTCAGGTCTCCCTGCCTGGGCGGGTTGGGCTACAATACCGGCTCCGCCAAAGCGGTCGATCTTGCTGGAAGCTTGCTGCCGCGGTCACGGGTTGGGCCATGCCGCATAGCAGCTACGTACAGGCAGCCTTACAGCAGCAGAATGAAAACCGACCGCCCTATTCCCGCCTGTACGGCACGCCCAGCATAGCCGGTGCGCTGGTCCGCGAGCGACGGATCATCAACGCAACGATCGCCGCAACATAAGGCATCATCAACATATATTGGTAGGGGATGGCGATACCGACGCCCTGGATTTGCAATTGCAGCGCGTCGAGGAAGGAGAACACCAGAGCCGCCACGAAAACCGGGTAGGGGCGCCATAGGCCGGCGATGACGATGATGATGGCCAGCCAGCCGCGCCCGTTGGTCATGTCCGGCACGAAACGCGCCGCCTGGCCGACGGAGAGAAACGCGCCGGCAACGCCCGCCATCAGGCCGCCGAAGAGCACGGCGGCATATTGCACCGGCGCGACCTTTACCCCCTTAACATCGAGGGCCTTGGGATTGTCGCCGGCGCAGCGCACGATCAGTCCATAACGCGTCCGGAACAGGAAGAGCCATACCGCCGGCACCATCAGAAAGGCTATGTAGGTCAGCACCCGCTGGTCAAACAGGATGGGGCCCAGCACGGGAACATCGCTCAGCCCTGGCACCGGCACATCGGCGAAGAAAGGGATGGTCGGCGTCTTGCCGTCGCCAGCGAAAGCGGAACGCAACCAGTATGTGGAAAGGCCGGCGCCGAGCAGGTTGACGGCAAGACCGGTGACGATCTGCTCTACTTTCAGCGTGATCACCAGCACGGCAAAGACGAGAGCCATCAGCGCGCCGGTAAATCCGGCAGCGAGGACGCCCAGCCATAACGACCCGCTTTCATAGGCGGCGAGATAGCCGGTGAAGGCTCCCATCAGCATCATGCCCTCAAGACCCATATTGTAGACGCCGCTGCGCTCGGCGATGAGTTCGCCAAGTGCGGCGAGCAGGAGCGGGGTGCTGATGCGGATGGTGGCCGCCGCCACACTGACCAGGATTGAGGTTTGAAAGAGTGCGTCAAGCACGGCCGACCCTCCGCAGGCGGAAATTGCACGCTGCCCAGCCAGCTAGGAAGAACAAAAGCAGGATCGCCTGGATGGCGTATATCAGCGCCGAGGGCACGCCGGTCTTGATCTGCATGAGCGTAGCGCCGTTGAGCAACGCTCCGAACAGCACCGAGGCAACGACGACGCCAAGCGGATGCAATTGGCCGAGGATGGCCACGATGATGCCGCTGTAGCCGTAACCTGCTATTACGCCTGCCTTCAGGCGGTAATGGACGCCGTAGACTTCCGTGATCCCCGCGAGCCCCGCAAGCGCGCCGGAAACCAGAAGCACAACTATGACCAGCCTTCGAGTATTGGTGCCCTGTACATCGAGCGCGCGCATGTTGGACCCGGCAGCCTTGATCTCATAGCCCAGCGGTGTGCGCGTCAACAGCATGTGAACCAAGCCAGCCGCCACAATCGCCAGCAGGAAGCCGGAATGCAGGCGTGAACCGGAAAACAGCAACGGAAGCACCGAGCCCGGATCGACCTTCGGCGTCTGTTCGAAGAAGGCGCCCGCCTCGCTCCATGGGCCGCGCAGCAGCAGCAGCGAAAGGACATAGACGATGATGTAGTTGAGCATGACGGTCGAGATCACCTCATCGACCGAGAAGCGGGTCTTCAGCACGCCCGCAAGGCCGGCATAGAGTGCGCCGCCGACAATGCCACCGATTATAACCACAGGAATTTGGATGAAAGGCGAAAATCCGGTGAGATTGTGCTGCGCCCAATAAGCGAACATGGCGCCGGCAAAAACCTGGCCTTCGGCGCCAATGTTCCAGATACGCGCGCGGAAGGCGACACAGGCGGCAAGACCGGTGAAGATCAGGGGCGTTGCCTTGACCAGCGTTTCGCCGGCGGCGCGCAACGAGCCAAAGCTGCCTTTCAGGAGAGCCGTGAAGGCGGCACCCGGGCTGGCGCCCGCGGCGGCGAAAAGCAGACTGCAAACCAAAACCGCCGCGATCGCCGCCAAAGCAAGTGCAACAATGCGCGCGGTCGGCCGCGGTTCCAGCCGGCGCTCGAGGCGCCACTCCACGAGATTGAAATCGGTCACGCCGCAGCCTCGCTCCCATGGCCGGCCATCAGGCTGCCGATTTCGTCATAGGTGGTTTTTTCCGTATCGAGCACCGCAAGGATGCGGCCGCGAAACATCACACATATACGACGGCTGAGAGCGAAAAGATCCTCCAGTTCCTCGCTCGCAAGCAGGATGGCGCAGCCTTCGTCGCGCTTGTGCAGGAGTTGTCGGTAAACGAATTCGATGGCGCCGACATCGAGTCCGCGCGTCGGCTGGTTGCACAGCAGAAGCCGCTTCGCTTTGGCGAACTCGCGGGCGAGGATGACCTTCTGCGCGTTGCCGCCAGACAATTTGCGAGAGGGTGACGACGGCCCGGTTGCGGCAATCGAATAGGCAGCGATGACCATGCGCGCATTTGCGTCGAGCGCCGCGGTGTCGATGAATGGCCCATTGCGCCAGCGCGTTTGCCATTGTTGGCCAAGGACAAGATTCTCGCCGATATCGAGATCGGCAACGAGCCCGTCGCGGAAGCGGTCGCTGGGCACGTAGCCAATGCCTTTCGCAGCAACCGTCGCCGGTGAGTACGCCTGCAGAGTTTCGCCATCGAGCAAGACCGTGCCGCCGTCGGGCGCGGCGAGGCCTGCGAGGCACTCGAACAGCTCGTCTTGGCCATTCCCGGAAACGCCGGCGATGCCGACGATCTCGCCGGCTGCGATGTCGAGCGATGCGTTGTCCAGCACGGGCCTTCCATCGCGCAGGTGCGTGAGCCCACGCACCGAAAGCACCGTCTCGCCGGTCGCTTTCGCATCTGCGGCGCGCGCCGGCGCCGCAACGGAGCGGCCGACCATCATGGTGGTGAGTTGGTCGCGGCTGACGTTCGAGGTTATGACCGTTCCGACCAGTCTGCCCTTGCGCAGCACGCTGACCCGGTCGGATTGCATCACTTCCGACATCTTATGGCTGATCAGCACGACCGACAGATCTTCACTGGTGAGCCGCCGCACGATCGCAAACAGGCGGCGCGATTCCTCGGGCGTCAGCACCGCCGTCGGTTCGTCGAGGATAAGCAGTCTGGCGCCAGTGTAGAGCGCCTTGACGATCTCGACCCATTGCTGTTCGCCGACGGAAAGGTCGCCGACGTGCCGGTGTGGGTTGAGCGAGATGCCGTAGGTGGAGCAGATCGTCTCGATCCTGGAGAGAGCCTCAGCCCGGCCCAGCCGCCAGCCGGAGCCCGTTCCTACCGCCACATTCTCCAGCACAGTGAAGTTGGGCACCAAGACGAAATGCTGGTGCACCATACCGATGCCGGCGCGGATGGCTTCGCCCGGCGAGCCTAGCTGGACGGTCTTGCCGTCCACCCGAATTTCGCCGGCGTCTGGCTGGTAGAGCCCGTAGAGGCAGGACGACAGTGTCGACTTGCCTGCGCCATTCTCCCCCAACAAGCAATGCAATTCTCCGGGCATGACGTCGAGCGAGACGTCGTCATTGGCAGCAAGCGCAGCGAAACGCTTCGTCAGGTGCCGAACCGACAGGCGCGGTATCTTGCTCATCTCGGATCGGCCCGGCACCACCTCCGGCGTCAGTCCGATTTCGGCTCGTTCACATTGAGCTCGATTTTCTTCTTGCCGCCTTGGATGGCCTTGGCCGTTTCAGCCGCAAGCGCCTTTACGTCATCGGGCATTTTGGCTTCCCAGGCAGGATTGAGGATGAGGTCGCCCGAACCCTGCTGCCAGCTGAACCACCTTGGTTCCTTCGGCGCGTCGAATTTGGCGTTCATGGTCTTTGCCTTCCACCATTCATCGATGATCCAATTAATGTGCGGATCCCATTTGACGATGGTGGAGGCGACGATCGACTTCGGCGCCACTTTCGACATGTCCACATAATTGCCGAAGCAGCCTATGCCGCGCTCCTCGCAAACCTCGAAGGCGCCCGACATCTGGTAGATCATGTCCGCGCCGGCGGCGATCTGCGCCGAGGTCGCCTCGTTCGATTTAGCCGGATCGAACCAGGACTGGATGAAGGTGATCTTCTGTTTCACCTTTGGGTTCGCTTCCTTGGCGCCGGTGAAGAAGGCATTGATCTGATCGTTGGTATCTTCGGCCGGGAAGGTGGAGATGGCGCCGATGACATTCGACTTCGTGAGTTTGCCGGCCAGTTGCCCCATCACGTAGGCAGGCTCGTGCGCGTGGACGAATATCCAATAGGCATTGCCGCCGAGTCCGCGATTGCCCGAACCGCTCATGACGAACATCGTATCGGGGAATTCGTCCTTCAGCTTCTCGATCGCATCTGCATAGGCGGTGTCGCCGAACAAGATGTCGTAGTCGCCGGTCTCAGCATAGGTGCGGAACACCTGCTCGGCATTGTCGTAAACGTTCTCGGTATAATTGACCTCGATGTCGAGGCCGTGGGGCTTGGCGGCGATGATCCGGTCCATGGAACTCACGAAGGATGATTCCCACGGTGCTTCCTTGCCCGCCGAAAGAATGCCGGCGATCCTGAGCTTGGTCGGCTCTTCGGCTTGTACGCGGCCGCCCCACAGCCACGTCGCGGCCACGAGCGAAACAGCGACAACAAGGTTTTTCAGCATGGTTCCCTCCCTTTTCTAGCGTTCCCAGTCATGAGGCCGGCTTAACGGATCGACCACCGTCAGGTTTATGCAATCGATCAGGCCGAGATCGGTTATCGCGAAATCGGGTATCGCGGTGATCTGCAGCACGAACATGTACATGAAAGGCCATGGCAGCCTACAGCCGAGCGCGCGCGCGGCGGCGTCGAGCTCCTGCTCTTTCTTCGCCATCTCTGGAGGATCAATGTCCGATACGATTCCGCCGATCGGCAGGGGCAGGAATGACACGATCCGACCGCCGTCCGCCACCGCCTGGCCGCCATTGTTCTCGATAATGTGGTTGATTGCCAACGACATGTCGTGGGGATTGGTGCCCACACAAACGATGTTGTTATCATCAGGCGCCGTCGAAGTGGCGAGTGCGCCGGAGCGCAGTCCGAAGCCTGAAGCGAACGCGACCGGCCGATGGGAAGTGCGGCCGTAGCGTTCGACGACGGTGAGATACTGCACGTCCTGTGATGGATCCGCGTCTATATAGCCGTCGCGGACCGGGAGCACGACATCACGTCGCGTGCGTACGAATATTCTCTCGGGCGTAACGGCGATCGCCAGCACGGCCGCCTTGTCGCCCGCTCCGGGCGCGCGCACCAATAGGTCTTTCTGTGAAACCGGCGCTACCTTGAATGTGTTGGTGACAACGGCGCTGCGGGCAGGCGGCGCAAGATCGTCCACGAGCTTGCCGTCGCGGGCGGCCAGCTTGCCCTTCGCGATGACACCTGAGACATGGAAATCCGCGATATCCTTGACCAGCAGGATATCGGCGGCGAGCCCGGGCGAGATCGAGCCGACCTTCTGGCCGATGCGCAGCGCCTCGGCGCCGTTGATGGTCGCCATCTGGATGGCGGTGAGCGGCGGAACTCCCATCGCGACCGCCATGCGGATCATGTTGTCGAGGTGGCCGCGGGCCAGGATATCCGAGGCGACCACGTCATCGGTGCAGAAGCTGACCCGGCTCGTCGCGGCTATTCCCATCTCGGTGACCATCCGCAGGTTCTCTTCGAGAAAATGGGAGATCGAAGATTCGCGAATGACGACATGCATGCCTTTGCGCAGCTTCTCCAGCATCTCGTCCGCCGTGTAGCTCTCGTGGTCGGAGCGCACTCCGGCCTGCAGGTAGCTGTTCAATCGATTGCCGCGACACATCGGCGAGCAGCCGAGAATCGGCAGACGGCTCTTTTCGGCGATCTCGACCGCCTGCAGAACGTGCTCATCCATCGTGTCGACGAACTCGCGCACCGTCTCCCATATGCCGATGCATTCCGGCCAGGAATGGGTGGCGCGGTGATCGTCCGGTCCGAAATAATAGCCGACGTTGGAGCGAGGCAGTGTGTAGGGCGTCTTGCATGGTGCGCCCCAGAAGATCTTGAGAGGGGTTGCCTTGGCCTCGTCGAGGAATTCGCGGGCGCCTTCCAGGCCGGACACCACGAGGATCTGGTCGAGGCCCGACACAATCGAAGTGGTGCCGAGCGGCACCACCGCCTTGGCGAAGCTAGTTACCGACATCTTGGAACATTCAACGTGGAGGTGGCCGTCTATCAGGCCAGGGCAGAGGAAATAACCAGTAGCATCGATCATCTCGGTCTCGGGGCCGCGGTACTCCGAGACGTCTCCGACAGCGACGATGCGATCCTTGTAGACGGCGACGTCGGCCGGATAGATCTCACCCGAAGCGACGTTGACTAGTGTGCCGCCGGTGACGATGAGAGTCGATTTATGCTCGGCGCGACCAGCACGGATGAATTCGCGTATGTCGGACAAATTCATCTCCGCTCGTGTGGCCTCGCTCGGGCTTGGGACCAAGCTTCTCTGCGCCAAAAATCCCACCTTGCGCGCTCTGATCCTGTCGTATTAGGGTCGTCCATGCAAATGGCAGTTTCCGGCTAGTTCTGGACGCACCGTTCAAATTCTTGGACGATCGATGGATTTTGAAGCGATCGATTATTTTATCAAAGTGGCGGAGGCGCAGTCGCTCTCGCACGCCGCGAAACTGTATGGACTGCCCAAGTCCAGCCTCAGTCACAAAGTGCGCGCGTTGGAGGATTCGCTCGGTGTCGCACTGTTTGTGCGCGACGGTCGGGAACTGCATTTGAGCGATGCCGGGGCCGAGTTCCTCGACCATGCGCAACGCATCAAGGAAAGTTGCGAAGGAGCCAAAGCGGCGATCGCCGAGGCGGGCCACGATATCGCCGGCACGCTGACGATCGGCTCGACCGGCGAGTTCGGCACTTCCTTCACCTCGGAACTGCTGTTCGCCTTCCGCCAACAGTATCCGCAGGTGAATGTCGACGTGATCTTCCTTTCGCTCGGCTATTTCCTGGCGCCCGAAAAGCACCAGCCTTTCGACGGCATATTCCACTGGGGCGAGCCGGCGAACTCAGACTACATCGCTCGCAAGCTCGGGGAGGCTTCCTTCTGTCTCTACGCCAGCCCGCGCTACATTGAGCAATTCGGGGAACCGTCGACGCCCGCAGACTTGGCGGGCCATGGGGCCGTCGCCTTCCGCCGCCCGAGCGGCGTGCAATCCTGGCATCTCGAGCGCGGCGCGGAAACGGTCGACTTCATGCCGACCGCGCAGTGCATGGCGAACGACTACTGGATGCTGAAATACTTCGCCGTAGCCGGCGAGGGCATCGTCTATCTGCCAGCCTTCTTCACCGAGATCGAGTGCAAGAACGGCGATCTGGTGCCGGTGCTCCCGCAATGGCGCTCGCCACTGGTTCCAATCAATCTGCTCTACATGCGACGCCGGTATGTGTCGCGTAAGTTCGCCGCCTTCCTTGATTTCTGCCTGGACTATTACCGCCAGCGCGCCGCTTACAGTTCGCCAAGATATTGCGTCGAGGTCGTGCGGCCCTTTGCGGGCGCGCGCGCTGGGGGAGAAAACAACAGATGATCAAGAGCTGGTTCGAATGCGCGCCGCAGTTGGTTGATGTCGCCATGGGACGCACGCCGGCCGACATGGTGGTCCGGAACGTGCGCTGGGTGAATGTCCATTCGGGCGAGATCATCCCCGCGACGGACATTGCCATCGCGGTCGGCCGCTTCGCCTTCATCGGCCCGAATGCCGACCATGCCGTGGGCCCCGAGACGCAGATTATCGACGGAGAGGGCCGCTACGCGCTGCCGGGGCTGTGCGATGCGCATATGCATGTCGAGAGCGGCATGGTCACCGTTACCGAGTTCGCGCGTGCGGTCATCCCGCATGGCACCACCTCGATGTTCATCGACCCGCACGAGATCGCCAACGTCCTGGGCATGCCGGGCGTCAAGCTGATGCACGACGAGGCTGCCGGACTGCCGATCAATGTGTTCGTGCAAATGCCGAGCTGCGTGCCGAGCGCTCCGGGCCTCGAGAACGCGGGTGCCAGCCTCGGTCCCGCCGACGTGCGTGAGGCGATGTCGTGGCCGAACATCGTCGGCCTCGGCGAGATGATGAACTTTCCTGGGGTGGTCGCCGGAAATGGCGACATGCTGGCCGAGATCGCTGCCACTCAGGCGGCAGGCAAGACGGTGGGCGGCCACTATGCCTCGAAGGATCTCGGTCTGCCCTTCCATGCCTATGTCGCCGCCGGTCCGTCCGACGATCACGAAGGCACCA
Protein-coding regions in this window:
- a CDS encoding BMP family protein, which codes for MLKNLVVAVSLVAATWLWGGRVQAEEPTKLRIAGILSAGKEAPWESSFVSSMDRIIAAKPHGLDIEVNYTENVYDNAEQVFRTYAETGDYDILFGDTAYADAIEKLKDEFPDTMFVMSGSGNRGLGGNAYWIFVHAHEPAYVMGQLAGKLTKSNVIGAISTFPAEDTNDQINAFFTGAKEANPKVKQKITFIQSWFDPAKSNEATSAQIAAGADMIYQMSGAFEVCEERGIGCFGNYVDMSKVAPKSIVASTIVKWDPHINWIIDEWWKAKTMNAKFDAPKEPRWFSWQQGSGDLILNPAWEAKMPDDVKALAAETAKAIQGGKKKIELNVNEPKSD
- a CDS encoding adenine deaminase → MSDIREFIRAGRAEHKSTLIVTGGTLVNVASGEIYPADVAVYKDRIVAVGDVSEYRGPETEMIDATGYFLCPGLIDGHLHVECSKMSVTSFAKAVVPLGTTSIVSGLDQILVVSGLEGAREFLDEAKATPLKIFWGAPCKTPYTLPRSNVGYYFGPDDHRATHSWPECIGIWETVREFVDTMDEHVLQAVEIAEKSRLPILGCSPMCRGNRLNSYLQAGVRSDHESYTADEMLEKLRKGMHVVIRESSISHFLEENLRMVTEMGIAATSRVSFCTDDVVASDILARGHLDNMIRMAVAMGVPPLTAIQMATINGAEALRIGQKVGSISPGLAADILLVKDIADFHVSGVIAKGKLAARDGKLVDDLAPPARSAVVTNTFKVAPVSQKDLLVRAPGAGDKAAVLAIAVTPERIFVRTRRDVVLPVRDGYIDADPSQDVQYLTVVERYGRTSHRPVAFASGFGLRSGALATSTAPDDNNIVCVGTNPHDMSLAINHIIENNGGQAVADGGRIVSFLPLPIGGIVSDIDPPEMAKKEQELDAAARALGCRLPWPFMYMFVLQITAIPDFAITDLGLIDCINLTVVDPLSRPHDWER
- a CDS encoding LysR family transcriptional regulator; the protein is MDFEAIDYFIKVAEAQSLSHAAKLYGLPKSSLSHKVRALEDSLGVALFVRDGRELHLSDAGAEFLDHAQRIKESCEGAKAAIAEAGHDIAGTLTIGSTGEFGTSFTSELLFAFRQQYPQVNVDVIFLSLGYFLAPEKHQPFDGIFHWGEPANSDYIARKLGEASFCLYASPRYIEQFGEPSTPADLAGHGAVAFRRPSGVQSWHLERGAETVDFMPTAQCMANDYWMLKYFAVAGEGIVYLPAFFTEIECKNGDLVPVLPQWRSPLVPINLLYMRRRYVSRKFAAFLDFCLDYYRQRAAYSSPRYCVEVVRPFAGARAGGENNR